acattttaaatatccaaaataaataaacaaaacaacaaatacaattaactttgaagtctttgtaaacaatattgtccttcaaaataagggctagtgagaccaaaacaccaaacataagacttttatcatccagtttttggaaagagagagaaaagaagagataaacgataaatcatgtcAATGGAAATTatggagtttgttttaatttatcatgcaattaattgatttattgattgttgTGACAGGTCTAGTAATCTTCCATATCAGAAAGACTGCATAAAGCTACATCTGGGTAATTTGGTTGTGTGATGCTCTTGGGTGGACATGGTCCATTAGaataatttgtcaaaattattCTGAAGGAatcaaaacttctgctctctgcATAAAAGAGTGATCTGAAATTCCTGCTGAGCAATTACccatttgtatttattgcaaACTCTTAATGGCATTTAACGCTGATAAGAGTGGTACAATCAATTATTAGATTTAAAAGGCATTAATGCTTTGTAATCTACGGAATCAGATTGACTTAGATTATTTTTTCCctgaaacatgtgaaaaataaacaacaagaaATCCATgaggggcaaatactttttcatacaGTATGAGTTGGATCAGTTTTCTGATGATTCTTTACTCTGCTTGCAGCTGACTGCAGATGCACGCTGTAAGCTGGTGAGCTGGCTCATCCCCGTCCATAAACACTTCCGTCTGTCCTTCGAGTGCTGCTGCCTGACAGTGAACATCATGGACAGGTTCCTGGCGTCCACTCCAGTGGCCACAGACTGCTTCCAGCTCTTGGGTGTCACTGCACTCCTATTAGCCAGTAAACAGGTCAGTCTTCAGTGAAATCTTTCAGAGGCAGATCCCTCTGACTCCATTCAAATATCCCCCATCTCTTTTTTGTCTCTATAGGTGGAGGTGCGCTCTCCATCGGTCAGCTATCTCTTGTCTCTGTGCTGTGATGCTTTCACCAAGGAGCAGTTCTGCAACCTGGAGTGCCTCGTCCTGCTCCGCCTTAACTTTCGCCTCGCCTCGCCCACCCTGGCCTTCTTCCTGGATTACTTCAGCAATCTCGTCAAGGCTGCCCAGTTTGTGATTGAGAACAACAGCAGTGACGGGTTTTCAGGAGTGAGTTCAGAGATAGCAAAGATCAGAAAGTGCAGTGAGCTTGCACAAAAAGTATGTGAGTTGACTCTAGCAGACTATGCTTTCAATAAATACCCACCATCTCTGATTGCTTGCTGTGCCCTGAGACTTGCATGTGAATTACTGAGAGCCGAACACTGCTTTGCAGAGCAGGCAGTCGTAGAGTTGGTGGAAAACCCATGGGAATGTTTCAGAGGAGACCAATGTATGCAGCCGGTTTGTATCCAGTCATGTGAAAGCTCTACCTTTAGTCCTGGGCAGTGTTTGACAGTGGAGGCGACTCCAGATCAGGACTGCAGTCTGGTGCAGGAATGCAAAGACAACCTAAAGATGTTGGTGTCACTGAATCAGGAGACTCTAAAAGTGAtgccattaaaataaaacatcaacttagaagattaaaaaagctggtttctaattttttcttcttagtcTATTATGATGTGTTTGGGAAGCAATGCATGATGATGACTTGTTTTCGTAGATGTGAGCTGCATAAATCCCTCATGAACAGTCATATGTTTGCAACCACTAAAGGTTTACTTggtattatattttatttatttgtgtttctactTACACATTTCTGTAATCTCTTTAATGAAGGATTTTGAACCAATGTATcctatttattaattgttttaagtaataaaGTGTATGAAAAAAATTGTTGGCTTTTACTTTGGTAGTGCGATGCAGCAATCCAAAGCTCAGGTTGTGCAAACTGTCGACAGAATAACTGATGGTCATGTAATAAAGATGTCTATTTGTGCAAAATTGTTATAGAAATACTCCAAAATACGCATCTGAAATTGTAATGAAAGGTAGTTGCATAACGTACTGATTCAGAGTTGCTGAACATATAAGagctgcacatttaaaaaataaataaatgaaaactccTTCAATTTTATAATTTCTAGATAGCTCATAAATTCACCatcaaatacattaaagttgattgtaatatttgaaaaaagCTAATGGGgttattcatatatttatctTGCGCACTTTACATGAATAATCTCACACTTGTCACACATTCACATTTACTTCTGTTGAAGTTAAGAATAAGACATAACGTCTGCCAATCGCTGCCATTTCCACTGGCCACTGCGctgaaagaaagcagaaaaccaAAACTATAGAAATGGATCCAATCACAGCAGGTCAATAACATGTCGGGAAAACACCACAGATCAATTAAAATGTGTCAATCTGATACAGAATTAAATCATTAATCTATTCAACACGGCCACACATCGCCTGAAAGCCAATGAACATGAGACAGGGGACCTTTCCATCTCATCTTAGAAACCACTTAAGATAGGGTCATGCAATAAATGGCTGGCTCAGCTGGAGTGAccaacacagaaaataaacacttttctaAAAGTAGTGATTCCTGCGGCTATTGTTGCCTGAAGGTCAGCACTTCATCGTTTTTGTTAGCAGCAGTATTTAGAGACAAACTATGCCAACACAGCCCAGGCAATTTCGCGGTTTTATCTGCTAATCCATTACGCGTGGCAGCTCGGCCACACAGGTGCATTCAGCTCTATAAAGACCAGTTGACATCCCCCTGTTTGTTTACTAATTGAGGCATTTGTCACAAGTGTTTACTAAACTGTCTGCtcttagagatttttttttccttttccacttttcttttaGAGGGCAGCGAGCTTTGTTGTGTATAAAAGATGTTTTACGCAAATGGATTGAAATTACGCATGAAAAAACAAGGCGGTATATAAgaatgtttataaaacaaatatgtgcGGACGTCACATATTCATCTTTTGTTCAGCCTATACGCAGTCTCTATAATATATATCGTCTCTTACAGTAAATATTCagtatacttgtgcatatgtaatTTGCATAATTACAATGAGACCTGATTGCTTGGGGATGTTGGCCGCAGATTGAGGGAGCGCTGCGGTACGCACCTGCTGGCGCTGTGATGGCGCCGTTCTGCGCGGCACGGTTTCccagttttaaacagaaaacccCATACTGCACTAATTTCATCTCCGAGGACGCCGACACTCCCTAGAGACCGAACTTTGATATGATTGGGCCAGGAGAGGGAAACCGCggcacacagagacacaaaccGGGAGAAAGTCGACTATATCAGCTACAAATCGAAATCATGTCCCTGTCAGTTTCTGATGGATCGAGCTGATGATGGAGACGCAAAAAGAAGGGAACGCTTTCGGTGCTGCTTGGCCCAACAGACTGGGACAGCGTAGGGGGAAAGCAATTGTAAGCAAAGTTCTCTCTCTTAAGAAAAATGTGCAAGTGAATGAAAATTTTGATGACAGGCGCTATTCCTGCAGGATAAATTCCCGGTTCCAAGAAGCAGCAGCCCTGTCAGTGTTTATGTTGAATTTCCCCGCATTGCTTGCAAAGGTAAACAACGAATACTGTCACTGAACTCCAAatatttaggttgttttttaCACTATCGTTATCTTTTAGGTTTTGCAACAATAGAATGGAGGGATTTGGAGGACTGTACATCTGCTGTGGAACAGGAGAGAAACTCATTTGTCTCTCAggtgagaataaaatcattttacacaataaaatcacAGGAATTTATTTGATCTGGTTACAATACTTGCTGACTCTTGGTTTAGTTTTACAATTGATACAAAACCATCACCAATAGTTTATAGGCAAGGCAGTCTGAGTCCCCCTCTGTTAATGTTTGACTTTGGGAATCCTGCCCAAATGGGTTTGTAGTTTACACATGACAGGCAGGCTACTAAACACTAGCACCTCACCTGAAGTTTCTTTCCACACACTGACCCTCTGCACAACATTACACATCTGAAATGACCACCAAGATTCACTCCTGGAGCTCTACTTTGACTTGGTGGGATTATCAGGAAAGTTGTCATGGtttctttgtggttttagtTACCAAAACACATTATGTTAATAATCAGCTTTAGTTCTTCACAGGCAAACGAGTCTGATATAGACGAGCAGCATTATGGAGATTATGCAATGGATTTCATCGCAGGTGAGGGAACTAAGTTCTGGCAATGGGATGACTTCTGCTCTAGTCATCCTTCCTCCAAACTCCTGTTCATTATTTTCTTGGTGATCTTTCTCTTCTCTCAGATTCCACTGCTGCAGGAGATAGCTGTCTGTCTGAACTTCTCCCATTTCAGGGATGTGTTATACCCCCTCTGACTCCTCAGAGGGATTTCTCTCCAGAGGACAGCATGGTTCAATCCTCCACAGAAAAAACAGAGGATGGAGTTTCATGGAGGAGTGTTGCAGAGTGTCAGGGGAGGGCTCATGGAGACTCAATGGCCATCAACAAACAGGTAAAACATAATCTTAGGATTATTTGTGTCCCTGCAGATATGACTCAACTTTATCTGATGCAAATGACAAAGCAAAATTTGTGTCCATCATATCATTTAGTGGGGCAAAATATCATATAGTGGGGCaaattgttgaataaatatttcaacaatctataaaaaaaataaagctaatgcTTTGGGCCAGCTCTGAATACTGGTTGTTCCAAAGACAAGTGAATCAGGTCAACATTTAAAATTGCTGCatacagttttaaatattatgtttttcctGTATGTTGAGAAACATgcaagaaaacacagcagagaggagCCCCAAAAGCAGACAGCATAACTGAAAATATCTCGTAACTTCTGTCTGCAGCTCCAGGAGAGTCTTCACAAGCGACAACAAGAACTGAACTCCCTCCAGGAAAGAAACCTGCACCTCAAGCAACTGGCGAGTCGAGCAAAACACCTCGCCTCAGTCCTTGAAGTGAGTGAAAAAGAAGCTCAAAATCCATCTCTTTATTTTTAGGAACCAGGGTCGTTTTTAGGGGTCATTTTCTTCCCCCGGCATTTCCAATGCAGGAACCAACAACGAATCTGATAAATGCAGGTAAAAATCTGTCCTAAAAACAATCCTAGTATGGAGGAAAGACCTTTTGGATTgaccctgaggaagaggaggagctttaTAAGAGTCTCAAACAGTTCATATTAGTTGAATAGTTACAGCATTTTGTCTCAGTCATGTTTATATAGAATGTAAAGTGttatagaaaaaagaaaaacgcatATTTATATAGTTGATGAGTGTGAACTTATGATTATTTTGATTCTTTTAGAGACTCATGACAGTCAGAGATTCTCATGCTGGAGAACCGGAGGTACCAAGCTCTGAAAACACCTCTCTGAGTCCCTGCAAGAGGCAACGCCTGGATGAAGGCTATGAAACAGAGTCCTCTGACTCTGTGGAGGACATGCTGAGGGATATCAGCACACGCTGCAACGCTGTGCTGCTCAACAATGCTGCAGGATCACCACAGGAGTCCGAGACGATACGCATGTATGGCACATTCTCAAGTTTGCAGATGTCCACTCTTAACAACAGCATCACTGTGGATGTTGATGCACCAGAGGGTGCAGAAGATGTCTCATCATTCAGGACCTCCGTCAGAGAACACGGCACCATTCGGACTCATGGGTTTC
The genomic region above belongs to Xiphophorus maculatus strain JP 163 A chromosome 12, X_maculatus-5.0-male, whole genome shotgun sequence and contains:
- the ccno gene encoding cyclin-O, whose protein sequence is MVSFRKDDSVCDTFCKRRLTPPRQTARHRKQRLVSKLGDSGFEDDLVSSPIPPRCRMNAFQLESEEPESADGQLSHWYLQYGDVGFRIQREKESQFHPCQSLARQPQLTADARCKLVSWLIPVHKHFRLSFECCCLTVNIMDRFLASTPVATDCFQLLGVTALLLASKQVEVRSPSVSYLLSLCCDAFTKEQFCNLECLVLLRLNFRLASPTLAFFLDYFSNLVKAAQFVIENNSSDGFSGVSSEIAKIRKCSELAQKVCELTLADYAFNKYPPSLIACCALRLACELLRAEHCFAEQAVVELVENPWECFRGDQCMQPVCIQSCESSTFSPGQCLTVEATPDQDCSLVQECKDNLKMLVSLNQETLKVMPLK